The Carassius gibelio isolate Cgi1373 ecotype wild population from Czech Republic chromosome B12, carGib1.2-hapl.c, whole genome shotgun sequence genome has a segment encoding these proteins:
- the LOC127969355 gene encoding ubiquitin domain-containing protein 1, with product MGGCVGREREESRGRASRKRGGRNEPLKKDKPKWKSDYPMTEGQLRSKRDEFWDTAPAFEGRKEIWDALKAAAVALECNDHELAQAVVDGANITLPHGSLTECYDELGNRYQLPVYCLAPPVNLITERSEEDLSENPEPPSTQKKEFQLKVRLSTSKDVRLNASMSDTIGLLKKQLQAQEDIEPIHQRWFFSGKLLTDKTRLQDTKIQKDFVIQVIVNQPTPDH from the exons ATGGGAGGCTGCGTGGGGCGCGAGCGCGAGGAGTCACGTGGACGCGCATCGAGGAAGCGCGGAG GTCGTAATGAGCCGCTGAAGAAAGACAAGCCCAAGTGGAAGAGTGATTACCCCATGACAGAGGGCCAGCTCCGCAGTAAGAGAGATGAGTTCTGGGACACGGCTCCAGCGTTCGAGGGCCGGAAGGAGATCTGGGACGCCCTGAAGGCCGCCGCTGTGGCTCTGGAGTGTAACGATCATGAACTGGCTCAGGCTGTGGTGGACGGAGCCAACATCACGTTACCACACG GATCCCTGACCGAGTGTTACGACGAACTAGGAAACCGTTACCAGCTCCCGGTGTATTGTCTGGCTCCGCCGGTCAATCTGATCACCGAAAGAAGCGAAGAAGACCTGTCTGAAAACCCCGAGCCCCCTTCCACACAGAAGAAAGAGTTCCAGCTGAAAGTACGGCTCTCCACCAGCAAAGACGTGCGTCTGAACGCCAGCATGAGCGACACCATCGGCCTGCTCAAGAAACAGCTGCAAGCTCAGGAGGACATCGAGCCCATCCACCAGCGCTGGTTCTTCTCCGGGAAGCTCCTCACAGACAAGACCCGGCTGCAAGACACCAAGATCCAGAAGGACTTTGTTATCCAGGTCATCGTGAACCAGCCCACGCCGGACCACTAG